The nucleotide window CGGTAAGATTAATAACACTATTGAAATCACTTACATCAGTTCTCTTGTCTACACTTCGCGCGTGAGCAGGGTTCAAAGTGTGTTTCTTCCGGAAAATATCACGGCCAACTCCATCGAGATCTTCGACATCTGATTCAGATGAAGAACCCGTATCATCCACCACCTCTGTCAAGGCAGGTACAGCTTCAACCAACACTAGCTGTAGACCGAGTACAAATCCTTTAACCGCAATCGTATTTTGAGACAGACCaatctcatctctctctttaATACTACCCATAAGCAGGTCAAAAGAAAGCCTCCCCCACGGGAACGCAAAAAATTCCCCAAGATCTTCAATAGCTTCCGCATGCTCTCTAGATATCTTCATGTTGAGGCTTGTAGGAAGAAGGACCGATTCGAGAAGAGCCAAACATGCATATTTAATCCGGATTTCCTTATCCTTTACAGTTTTCCGGTACAGCATCTTGATCAAAGAAGAGACGGTAACCACCTCAACTTTTCCAAACAAAGTTGGCCAATAGGGTTTCTCCGATATAGTTTTCTTAAGCTTCATCTTCGACTTCCGCGGAAAATTATCGCATGGTAATCCCGTCACAATTGCAAATTCTCGAAGGGAGAACCGAACCGGTTTTCCGGAAAATCTAAACCAGGCCTCATGTTTCTTCTTCGTTTTGAGCTGCCTTGATAACAAATACCTTGCGAATCTACCCGAAAATACCGGTTTGTCTGCAATCTCGATCAATCTACCAAAAGAAGATTGCCTAATAATTTCAACTTCATCTTCCTCTAACGCATTAAAAATACGTTTTAAAACGCTCGACGATTGATAAGTAAGAACACGAACACCTACGGGTTCCTCGCCAGCTGCAAACATCATCTTTGGAATTGGCCGCATCTGTTGTTCTTCTGGTGAATCCGGATGATCAACAAGCCGAGCAGAAACCATCTCTAAAATTATCACCCTCCACAATTGCAAAAGACAGTTTGCGTATACTCcgaaaaataaaatgaagaaGGAGATTGAATAGTGGTAAGGTAATAATGGAGAAAAACGTTTATTTTTTAGGGGAAATGAGTTTATTAGCGTGCTGTAGAGTGGTATAACATAATCATGACCTCTGCCAGATATAGCGTAGCATAGGTGTGTCAGAGGGAGCTGAAGTGGAGTAGGGGTACTTTtggaatttttgaaaaaacgaACAGTTATAACCGTGGAgctaaataatctttttttcatGTACATCTACTGCAATTGcctttatataaataatttaattaaattaaggtatgctttatttttgtttaatatgataaaaacataataaatgattatgattatatagtTTCTTAGTGATACTAAATGTAATTTAATAATTGTTTTAGCTTAGAATTGATTTaggaaataatttattaaattaggaaaagacaaataatattaatgtAAGATGTTCACTTAATTAAGTGGCATAGAGTTGTAAAGAAGTGGTAAATCTAAGtggtaattttatatttttgtaatggACTTGTACTTttttaatatagaaaaaaaaagtaatataaaCAATATATTGAGTAAGGCAGCAAAGAAAAATTGaagaattatgaaaataaaactattagtcGTTATAGTAATTAATTAGGTATACAATGTATTCATATGGTCCATTCATTTTTTATAACCAAAATCCTCGGAAATTGAGAACCACAGAAAGGCAAAAGTAGCTATTGAAAGACTTGATGGTAAAAAACTTGAGGaacaaggttttttttttttttgtcaacgctTGAGGAACAAGGCTATTCATCTTTATTTAAGTGGGGAGTCTTTATTACCAACTAATGTTTCAATTAGGGCTTTATAGCATCACACCACTATGAGTTCTCTGCTTCTCAGCCGTCTCTCAAGGCTCTGTCTGAGGAAACCACCTGCACTAGGAGTTGTAAGCCATCACTCTCTCTCTTGTCGTAAtactttgtttttcttcttttgatgATTATGATGATGTCGGGTTTTACTCTGCAGAGGGGAAGATACCTCTGTGGCTCTCGGTTCTTGTCCCAAACCCCTATCTATCGCATTGTACGCGCTGATGATTGTCGATATAGTTCGGAGGATGAGAGTGTCGGCAGACTCGTGGTTCGCAATGTAAATGCTTCGGAGGAAAAGGACGAGGTTTTGGAAAAGATGGTCCCCACGGATTTGATGAATGGAACGATAGGAGGATCCCATGGTTGGGTAGCTACTATGGACGACTACTTTGTGCGTCTTCACGATGATCTAAACCCGGGAGCGTCGGATTCAGATCCGAAGAGAATCGTACTGGGTCGTCCTAAAACGCTGCCTCATTGCCAAACCGAACTGGTAACCAACGTGGCCATGTCCTCTTCTCCTGAGGACGGAGACTGCATTCTGGCTGTCAAATTCTTGGGACCTCAACTCAGCTTTTGCCGGCCTGCTCGGCAAATTCGGGGATATGTAGAGTGGGTCAACATCAGAATCGATGACCCATGCTTCTTTTCGTCCCGAGTCTCTTATTCAGAGAGATATAAGATGTTCTCCATGCTGGCTTCTGGGGGCACGTACATAGGATACTGGGATCTTGAAAAAAAAGACAGATCGCAAAACTTGAGTGTTTGTAGATCCGACTTGTATACACAGTTTAACCAGTTTGAAATGCAGCACACGTCTAATGATTGCAGGAGCGAACTCTTGGTGGAGGGACCCACAGGTGAAACTTTTATTGTTAACTGGTGGGCAGGGATCTTGAGGCGTTTCATGGTGTACAAGATAGACGAATATATGGGAATTCACACAGCCAGTTTCACTAAAGACATTGGAGATGTCTGTATTTTTGTCTCCTCCAAAGGTCAACCCTTCTGTCTAAAGGCTAGCTTGTATGGACTAACCTCAAACTACATCTATTACGTTTCTGACCGTGTCTCCGGAAAAGTCAGTATCCGCGATAATGTTATTGTTGGTAGATTGGGCCGTTCCTTTGCCCCTTACTTCATTCCACCCCAATCTTCTTAATTAATTTGGATTGCACTTGCACTTCCTTTGTAGCATCACAATGATAGAGCAACTCTGTTAGTTTGGTTGGGGATTGTTGTTAGCTAAttaattttatcttaaaaaaaaaaagagatgagaTATTTCCACATACTTGTTGCATGTGTTGGACTTTAATTAATTAAAGGATGCAACACTTCAAACAAAATCGTGTCGGTTATGAGTCTGCTGATTTAAAGGCACCGTTAAGTTAGCTGAGTCAATATATAAAGCGATCAAGTGCAACTAGAGAGAAGATGACTGAGAATCAATTGGATTTAATTTTATTCTTCCCCATAACAAGTTTATGAAGAAAAACTCAAGAGTATAGTAAATCCATCTTATTTATAGGGTTTATAATTCAAATGCATTGCATCTGTTCTTTGGAATAACAATCTTTGCTCATGTAATACAGCAAAGTCGTAGATGTTTGCTCCAGCGACTGTGCGCTTCTACGGTTCTACATAAAGTAAGCTGTCGCCACTACGAACTATGTGTATGTGCTTTTAAATGAAGTTGTTATGTTGTGTGTTTCTACTTGGTTTTAGTGCTCTGTTCATTCAACTAATAATAGTGACAAGTAGTCTGATGATATAATAATAGTACTTTTCTTAAGAAAAGTTTCCTTCCTCTTTGGTATCTTGATCAGTCCATGTAATGAGGTTTTATACATGAAACACACAACTTTAACCATAACCTCTTTGATTTTCAGTTCCAATCATTTAATAAACTTGGCATTGGCCTAAAATAAGAACAATTACACTCAATGAAAATGCAGAAAAGAGCAAGTAGTAAACACACAAATAAAGATAACAAACTGAAACTGATTTGGATAAATTTGTACATACAgaaaagattatcatctttatTATTTCAGAAACTGCTCGGTGGAAATGAGAGAGTATCTAAACGTTGGCACGCTTCTGAAAGATTCGAGAGACTTGGAACCTGAAGCCCTCAAAACGAACTGGTGGTAGAATGCAGCAATTGCAGCTCCAACAAATGGTCCCACCCAAAATATCCACTGTTACATTTTATTTAATCACCATCAAATAAGCCaaagtttcttaaaaatatgACTAACTATTATctatatttatactattatttgcgaagtgattttttGCAATGGAGCTTCCATGTTAAAAGTTGGAGCAGTTAATATCAAAACTAAGAGTTATCCAAAagctaaaaatatatttcaattatttatttagataagataagtgataaaaataaatcaataataagAGTTATCCAAaagctaaaaatatattttaaaatcagaagataattattatatatatattgtgttgttatctaaaaatatttgttagtaaatagttaaaaaattaaaaacacagatattttcgtttataaatttgcttttaaaaaattaaaaacacagatattttcgttttatatatacatatattttcattttttaagtttgcttttaaaactttataaatttttccttttttattatgtatgttatttggaaaattataaaaaggaaaatatataaaaatttcaataatagtatttaaatgtaatagttttaattcattaagggtatcagggtaatcaaccatcgtgagagTTAACGCGAGCACGACACAtaagaaactgacttctcaaataatattattttatatatatatatttttgtttttaaatttgcttttaaaactttataaatttttctttttttattatatatgttatttggaaaattataaaaaggaaaatatataaaaatttcaataatagtatttaaatgtaataattttaattcattaagggtatcaggATAATCAACCATCACGTGAGCGCGACACAtaagaaactgacttctcaaataatattatatatatatatatatatatatatatatatatatatatatatatataactctaaTCAAATATTGAACAAGTATGTTCTAATAAGCATACCCGGATTCTGTATTTGTAAACCGTGTAAGCTCCTAAAGCAGCTTCTCCCAAACCCATTAGTATTATCCATATCACCCCCCAGCTTACGTCTCCTCTTGCATCCTTACCTAAATgcatagtaaaattttaatttttatcaccTTGATGATCTGACACTTTTTCTGGTTCCAAGGATTATGTGATGAATACATACTTATGCAAATATCGTGCTCTCTGATGTAAAGCAGGCTTCCACTGCAGCTGCATTCATAGCTTCCCCATGTGTTCTTGCATTTGCAGCCGCGACACTGGCACGCTGTTTTCTCTTCACACTCATTCACATCTGTATTTATAACACATTAACAAcatgtgggggggggggggggggttagtTTTTAGCTCAAGCTCTTATATTTCATATGTATAATCTATCCAAAGAATACCTTCGCAGTTTTTCAGCCCATCTCTCTTGAATCCAGGTGGACATTTGCAGCCTTTCGAATGATCATCCtgaacaacagcaacaacaacaaaaataaaacgtAAGAAACAATCATTGTAAGTCAAATATATAGAAAGAGAGGGAATATTTAAACAGAGGATGGAATGTTTTGAGGTATGGACATATTACACGGCAAGCCGAATATGTTCTTCCCATTTGGGTATGTTTCCAGCATCCACCATTGTTTATACCACAACGCAATGCCCCTGACGCTGCAATATCCAAATTTACATGTGAAAAATATCATCAAGTTAATGATAACATACATTTGAGCATTTTTTTACCTTCCCAATGTGTGTAACCATCACCCAAAAACTTGACACCTTCAACAATGGGACATTGACATACTCTTCCTCTGAAAGTGTCCTGCAAGAATGATACTCCTTTTACTGAAACATATACGTAGATATGTAGCATAACtataacaaaacaagaaaaattcgTTAAGATATCTTACACACCATGCAAGCTGTAATGTTGGTAGTCTTATCCTCCCAACACCCTCCATTGTTTTGTAAACACTCATTGGTTTCTATGTCTGCGCAATCACAGAATCCAGAACCATACGTTAAAACTAGTGTATATCAAATAGAGATATgtacaggaagtagagaggacCTTCGGTTAAGCATATGGGTGGCTCAGTCGTCTCGCGGAACCCTGAGCAAAGGGCCTTAAGCACCACAGATCTCTCCAACTTCCCtgtgataataaaaatattaaataaaaacctAACCAGTTAATAATGTCAAAACGGAAGAACTTCCTTGCTTCTCACCTCTGTATTGTCTGTTGTTTATCATAATAGTTGGTAGTATTGTCACATCTCCTCGCGAACCTTTCCCAACCTTGAACAAAATTAGGAATTAATAGTTAGAAGACTTACATTtgtgaaaagagagagagagggctcagttttttttttataagaccCTGGATTAAGTTTCGTTCGTGCCGGTTCGTCTTAGATTCGTCTCCTCCAAGACGTTACGGATTCATCAGTTCATCGCCATTAAGAAGCAATTTACTCCTTTGACCCACAGCTACCACAATCAAACATTCAATGTTTCGTATTCCTCTTAGGGTGTTTATCCTCCTATAAAAAGGTCAGACCTCATCTCCCAAATGTCATCTTCtcaattcattaaaaaaactaGAATCTTATTTTCCTGTTTAATGGCGTATTCATCGATCTTTCTTACTGATTTGAAGGCTGGCAGctattctctctcttttctcttatGGGTTTTTGTTGTTCGCAGGAATCCAGGATCGTAGCTCTATAGGTTCACATGATCCATCAAGACCCAAAATGTTCATATTCATCTGTACATCCAATTGTTCCCATAAAGGTTGGGTCTATCTAATTCTCTCCATCAGATTTCTGGAACAGATGATTCTGTTTTTTCTATtaatatagatgatgttttcagtCTGATTAAGATGTTAACTAGATGTATATATACTCTGAGGACAATTGCTTTTGCAGGAATATAATGAAATCAGCTAAGCTGTTAGTCGGTCAGGCTATCTTGGAAGACCACTGAATATCGAGAGTACTTTCAGAGTTTCCACTGGCTGTGCTCATGGCTTTGGTTTCTTTTTCTTCGCTGGTACCAGTGTTGCTGTGATAGCCATATTGCTCATTCACATCACTGATGTCAAAACTGTAAGTTTTCATCAAATCCCTTTTGAGCCATTACTTCATTGCTTCAGTATCAATCAATCTACTTCCTACAATATTTAGTTGTGAACAGAGGTTACTGCTACTGCTCTTCCAAGTAAAGCTATTCTTTTAATTCATTACTGTTTTTTCCTATGTCTTCTATATTGTCGCAAAAAGCATAAGCGATAGTCTCTTGAAAAATATTTCTCTTGATCTTGGTCAAACGTTTTTGTCTTACGGACAGAAATAATAAAGAGAATATTGGAAATAATAAGTTTTTGTCTCACTCCAACTCAGCTGCTTTCTTGAATTCATTGGTCTGTTTTTATTCACAAGTATGACTATGCCTTTACCATGCTCAAATAAATTGGTTGACATGATAACAAAATTCCAAACATATGAAACATCTGGAGTTTATTATGTATTAACAAAATACACTTTCGCCAATGATATTGTGCAGATAGTTTTACTCGCTAAAAAGTTAAATAGTATTTCCAGAAGCGGTGGTGATCACTGTGGCAGAGGAGGGGGTCGCGGTGGTGATCACGGTGGCAAAGGAGGGGGTCGCGCTGGTGGTGGTCATGAAGACCATGTCGgcatggagaagaagaagaatgcgATGGATTGAAAAGATGTGGAATGGTTCGTCGACCAGTGACATGGAGACGATGGATCTGGGACTATTCTAAGGATCACCGTTATTCTATTTAACTAGAGCATGTGTCATTCAAGTGTCATAGAACCTTGGTAACATTCGGAGTTGGTCCTGTGCTCAAACTCCGGTATCCAAAAACAGAATAGCGATGGACATTGCAGGTAGTGTGACGAGAGAGCACATATTCCAATCTTATATTGCAAGGTTTGGCCCAAGTTGGCTACAACAACATCTGCTAACTGAAGCTCTTGACTAGCATGGTCTGAAGGGATTAAGGGTGAATTTCCATTTTCATGTCCCTTATGCCATTGCctaattcgttttttttttgttttttttttgtatggaaACATTTGAATTTATCAAAAGGAATcattcagtgttaaaaaaagagCATGCGTCATCGGTATCAATAAAATTTCAGGATTTGATTttcgtatttttttttatcaaagttgtAAGAATATTGGTCTCAGTTTGAGATTTAAGATTACACTTTTTGGTTTCAACCTTAAAAATCTCTGACCACAAACTCATTACCAAAACATggagaattttttttaccaaatgatactctctttttttctacAAAAATATGCTTTGTTTTCTATAAGTGAAATGACTACAATTTCATTTTTGAGGTGTTTTACCTTTGTATTGGTTTGTTGATACTCAAATGATGGTGAACAAAATGCACCGGAACGGAAAAGTACAAGCTATACTAATACCAAAATATTCTGCGACCTAAATATCCAAAATCCGACCTAAATAATATCTACCGAACTCGAACGGAAATGGTAAAATATTGGAATGGTTTCGGAATTTTTATCCGAAGAACTGAAACTGACA belongs to Brassica rapa cultivar Chiifu-401-42 chromosome A07, CAAS_Brap_v3.01, whole genome shotgun sequence and includes:
- the LOC103828461 gene encoding uncharacterized protein LOC103828461 — encoded protein: MYMKKRLFSSTVITVRFFKNSKSTPTPLQLPLTHLCYAISGRGHDYVIPLYSTLINSFPLKNKRFSPLLPYHYSISFFILFFGVYANCLLQLWRVIILEMVSARLVDHPDSPEEQQMRPIPKMMFAAGEEPVGVRVLTYQSSSVLKRIFNALEEDEVEIIRQSSFGRLIEIADKPVFSGRFARYLLSRQLKTKKKHEAWFRFSGKPVRFSLREFAIVTGLPCDNFPRKSKMKLKKTISEKPYWPTLFGKVEVVTVSSLIKMLYRKTVKDKEIRIKYACLALLESVLLPTSLNMKISREHAEAIEDLGEFFAFPWGRLSFDLLMGSIKERDEIGLSQNTIAVKGFVLGLQLVLVEAVPALTEVVDDTGSSSESDVEDLDGVGRDIFRKKHTLNPAHARSVDKRTDVIVHSILDDDPLQPLDAGNLAYSDEEQDSRVENLVEGIKGNINYNYSSFEGGMRQIDVEYMRQFCKGSSKSKKANNLQNNVERNDPSYVAATVIEKMKPRLDLLEKNQNVASSTLVEMEGRVVRQVESVLVKFKEDMINSVKDMVSGLCKDYLAAHVAPQYVSPPVRNDVSGTSNHTTPVADHNEVTIRNVLRNLSDYSTPPRSTRMSQDENRTPTMKDNNGSGYECVTLVPPNGAQSANSESRARQSSFQQRLVRLFKFTYRFLIFLQFHTFLYYLVFLFIIKELHKRKTHNVEEEPSFSLGLTQEEQSVGIVNVSVGEDEFADLVPPIHVADNIEERQLCRKSKRQKTVPSGLLETYQCGPHLLSRLREYRKFIFLLDDMSAMERKFEKLSSDVKRNS
- the LOC103828446 gene encoding uncharacterized protein LOC103828446 is translated as MSSLLLSRLSRLCLRKPPALGVRGRYLCGSRFLSQTPIYRIVRADDCRYSSEDESVGRLVVRNVNASEEKDEVLEKMVPTDLMNGTIGGSHGWVATMDDYFVRLHDDLNPGASDSDPKRIVLGRPKTLPHCQTELVTNVAMSSSPEDGDCILAVKFLGPQLSFCRPARQIRGYVEWVNIRIDDPCFFSSRVSYSERYKMFSMLASGGTYIGYWDLEKKDRSQNLSVCRSDLYTQFNQFEMQHTSNDCRSELLVEGPTGETFIVNWWAGILRRFMVYKIDEYMGIHTASFTKDIGDVCIFVSSKGQPFCLKASLYGLTSNYIYYVSDRVSGKVSIRDNVIVGRLGRSFAPYFIPPQSS
- the LOC103828447 gene encoding vacuolar-sorting receptor 2-like is translated as MGRTYSACRDDHSKGCKCPPGFKRDGLKNCEDVNECEEKTACQCRGCKCKNTWGSYECSCSGSLLYIREHDICISKDARGDVSWGVIWIILMGLGEAALGAYTVYKYRIRVCLLEHTCSIFD